Part of the Cryptosporangium arvum DSM 44712 genome, GCCGTGCGCGTTGGAGATTTGAGAAGGGCTGTCCCTAGTACGAGAGGACCGGGACGGACGAACCTCTGGTGTGCCAGTTGTTCCGCCAGGAGCATGGCTGGTTGGCTACGTTCGGAAGGGATAACCGCTGAAAGCATCTAAGCGGGAAGCCTGCTTCGAGATGAGGTCTCCCACCACCTTGAGTGGTTAAGGCCCCCGAGTAGACGATCGGGTTGATAGGCCGGATGTGGAAGCCTGGTAACAGGTGGAGCTGACCGGTACTAATAGGCCGAGGGCTTGCCCACAAAGTATGACGTTGAAAGTAAGTAGTCGCATCCACTGTGTGGTTCCCAGACCACGAACAGCATTGGTTTCTGTTCAGTAGGTCTGATCAGGTTCCGGTGGTTATAGCGAGGAGGAAACGCCCGGTCCCATTCCGAACCCGGAAGCTAAGCTCCTCAGCGCCGATGGTACTGCACTGGTGATGGTGTGGGAGAGTAGGACGCCGCCGGACTTTTCTTCGAGAAATGCCGCTGCCCATAGAAGGGCAGCGGCATTTTTTGTGTTCCGACCCATCTCCCGATCGGATAGGTCTGAGCTCAAACTGTCGTTGGACGAGATGCCAACCCCGGCGCACGCTCGAACCATGCGAACAAGGCACCACCTTGGGTTCTGGCTCATCGCCGGCGCGTTCCTCACCGCCATGGCGTTCTCCACCGTGCCGACCCCGCTCTACGTCCTCTACCAGCGCCGAGACGGCTTCTCGTCGTTCGTCGTCACGGTGGTGTTCGCGACCTACGCGGTCGGCGTCGTGATCAGCCTGCTCCTCGCCGGGCACATCTCGGACCGGGTCGGGCGCAAGCGCGTTCTCCTGCCGGCCCTGGGCCTCGAACTTCTCGCGGCGCTGATCTTCCTGTCCTCGGCCGGGCTCCCCGAGCTGCTGCTCGCGCGCTTCGTGTCCGGGCTCGGCGTCGGCATGATCGCGGCGACGGCGACCGCCTACTTGAGCGAGCTCCACGCGCTGAGCCGCCCCGGTGACGGGACCGGCCGGTTCGAGATGGTCTCGACCGCGGCGAACATCGGTGGGCTCGGCGTCGGACCGCTGGTGGCCGGTGCGCTCGCGCAGTACCTGCCGGCGCCCCTGCACACGCCGTACCTGTTGTTCGCGGTGTTGCTGGTGCTGGCGATCATCGGGGTCGGGTTCACGAAGGAGACCGTCGACCTGTCGTCGGAGCGGCCGGCCTGGCGTCCGCAGCGGATCGGGATCACCGGCACCGACCGGCGGGCGTACCTCGCGGCGGCGGTCACCGCGTTCACCGCGTTCGCGGTCTTCGGGCTGTTCAACTCGCTCGCGCCGGGGTTCGTCGCCGGAACGCTGCACCACCCGAGCCGGCTGCTCGCCGGCGTCGTCGTCTTCGTGGTGTTCGGGGCCGCGGCCACGGCCCAGACGCTCACCAGCGGTCTGCGTCCGGCGGCGCGGTTCGGGCTCGGTGTGAGCGTCGAGGCGCTCGGGCTGCTGGTGCTGGTCGCCGGTATGGCCACCGGGAACCTCGCGGGATTCCTGGTCGGCGGGGCGCTGGCCGGTGCCGGCAGTGGCGTCGTGTTCAAGTCGGCGATCGGAGCGGTCATCTCGTCGGCGGCCCCGGCCGCCCGCGGTGAGGCGCTGGCCGGCTTGTTCCTGATCGGCTACCTGGGGCTGATCGTCCCGTCGCTGGCCCTCGGCGTCACCACCCGGTTCGTCGACGCCACCACGGCGATGTACTGGTTCACCGGTGCGCTGCTCTTCCTGCTGGCCACCGGCGCCTGGCTGCACGGCGCCGAGTCGCCCCGCCGCCTGGTGACCACGTCAGGGAGTGTGCTGGGGAAGTAGGGCCAGGAAGGCCCGCGCGGCCGCACTGGGTCGGCGGAGCGTGGACGTGGCGGCGGAGAGAGGCCAGCGCATGTCCGCGTCCGTCACCGGCAGGGACCGCAGGTCGCTCCGCCCGGGGATCAGGAAGCGGGGGAGCAGCGCCACCCCCATGCCGTGGCGGACGAAGTCGGCGCCGGTAGCGATGTTCACGATCTCGATCGACACCGAACGCTGCAGCCCGGCGGCGGCGAACGCGCGGTCGGTCACCGCGCGGTTGCCGTAGCCGTCCGGGAAGTCGACGAACGGCTCGTCGGCGAAGTCGGTGAGCCGCACCGACTCCCGGGCCGCGAGCGGGTGCGCGGCCGGCACGACGAGGTCCAGCGGCGCGTCGGCGAGATCGCGCAGTGCGATGCCGGGCGGCGCGCCCCCGGGCATCGACACGAACGTGACGTCGAGCTTTCCCTCGGTGAGCGAGTCGACGAGCCCCGCCGACCCGGACGGTGCCGCGCTGAGCCGCAGGTGCACGGCCGGGTGGCGGCGGTGGTAGTCGGCCATCAGCGCGGGCAGATCGATGAGGTCGATCGCGGTGAGCGTGCCGATCCGCAGCGTGCCCCGGATGCCCCCGCGGACCTCCTGCACGGCCTCGCGGGCGTCGCGAGCGGCGTCCAGGGCCGCGCGGGCCTTGGGCAGGAACGCCGCACCGGCGTCGGTGAGCTCGATCTGCCGGCCGGACCGGTCGAACAGCGCGGCCCCCAGGTCCTTCTCGAGCGCCTTGATCGCCGACGACACCCCGGACTGCACGATCCGCAGACGCGTGGAGGCCTTCGTGAAGCTCTGCTCCTCCGCGACCGCGACGAAGAACTCCAGGTGACGCAACTCCATGCGCCGACTATCTCAGCCGCGCGGACCGGCGTCGGCAACGAAGACGGCCGCCGTACGGGCGGGCACCGTGAACGCGCCCGAGCCGACCACGAACGACGCGGTGCGGACCACCGGGTCCGGCCCGGACGCCTGCACCGGGTGCAGCGCGAAGTCCGCCCCGGCTGCGGCCGGCACGAACTGCGTGGTCGCGAACGGCGTCGCGTTGAACACCACCACGAGCGCCGTCCCGGTGGAGCCCGGACGGTCGTCGATCATCATCACGATCACCCCCGGCGCCGACGCCGGGAACGACACCGAGCCGGGGTCGCGCAGCCGGAACAGCGGCGTCGACGCACGCAACCGCAACAGCGTCTCGGCGGACGCAGTCGCGGCCTCGACGTCCTCGGCGGTGGGACGCAGCGCCGCGTCGGCGAGCAGCGGGCGCGCGTACTTCCACCACGCGGCGTTCTTCGCGGCCGGCGGCAGACCGCGGCCGAAACCATGTGTCACCCCGGTCGGGTCGTAGACGTTGAACCAGTCGCCGGAGTTGTAGCTGTCGGCGTCGAACGACTTGCTGCGCAGCGACTCGACCCCCGCGTGCCAGAACGTCAGCCCCGGCCCGACCGCGGTCAGCGCCAGCGCCAGCGTGTTCATCCGGATCCGGTCGGCCATGCTCGTCGTCGGCGGCAGCTTGTAGGTGAGCGCGTCGTACAGGGTGAGGTTATCGTGCGCGTCGACGTAGGTGACCGCGTCGGCGTTCGTCAGCCCGCTCCGGATCCGGTCCTGCAGCGCGGACAGTTGGTCCCGGGACGACGGCGACACCCCGTTCGGATCGGTGAACAGACCGCTGGCGAAGCCCTGGACGCGCGGGTCGTCGTCGAACGGGGAACCGCCCCGGACGGCGTCACGCAGCGAGTCGTCGAACGTGCTGACCCCGGTGCCCACCATGTTGGCCTGCGAGGCGTTGACGAACAGCGCGTTGCCGGCGACCTCGCCGAAATCCCAGCCCTCGCCGTACAGGAGCCCGTCGTAGCGCTCCCGGAGCTCCACCAGCAGCGCCCGCGGGTGGTGGCCCATGAGGTCGAACCGGAACCCGTCGACGCCGTAGGCGCGCGCCCAGGTGAGCACCGAGTCGATCAGGAGCTTGCCCGCCATCGTGTGCTCGGTGGCCGTGTTCGGGCAGCACGTGGACGTGTACACGACGCCGGTGTCGTCGAGACGGTGGTAGTAGCCGGGCACGATCCGGTCGAGGTTGTTGGTGCCACCCTGTCCGGCGGTGGCCGTGTGGTTGTAGACGACGTCCAGAACCACACGCAGCCCGACGCGGTGCAGCGCGTCGACCATCGCGCGCACCTCCGCGGTGCGGGCGTCGGGATCGACGGCGTACGAGCCCTCCGGAACCGTCCAGTGCAGCGGGTCGTAGCCCCAGTTGAAGCCGTCCTCGTCGGCCACCGCGGTGACGCGTTCCTGCTGCTCGGCGCCGTCGGGAGCGAAACCGTGCAGATCGCCGGGTCCGGCCGAGCGCACGTCGTCCACCGAGGAGAAGTCCGCCACCGGCAGCAGGTGCACGGTGGTGAGCCCGGCGCGCGCCAGCCGGGCCAGGTGGGTCATGCCGACCGAGTCGGGGTGGGTGAACGCGAGGTAGGTACCGCGGTGCTCGGGCGGCACCGACGTGTCGCCGATCGAGAAGTCGCGGACGTGTAGTTCGTAGATCGCCCGGTCGGGGCCGGGCGGCGACGGGGTGCCGGTCCACTCACCGAGGTCGACCAGCCGGCTGTGGGTCGAGTTGACCGCTAGACCGATCGAATACGGATCGGTCACCCGGTTGTGCTCCACCCGCCCGGTCTCCGGCACGAACACCTCGACGTCGAACCGGTAGTCACGGTCCTTCCACGTGGGCTCCCCGGTCACGGTCCAGACGCCGTCGCCGTCCCGGCGCATCGGGTGGACCCCGTCGCCGATCCGGACGGCGACGCTCTTCGCGGTCGGGGCCCACAGCGAGAGCGACGGGACGCCGTCGCGCCAGACCGGGCCGAGCGTGCGTGTCGCGGCCCCCGCGTACAGGTCGTCGAGCACACCGGCGATCTGCACGCCGGTCGCGTCGACGAGTTCGTCGTCGGCGTCGTAGGCGGCGACGACCAGCTGGCCGGTCAGCAGCTCACGCACCGGCAGGTCGGGCACCCGCAGGCCGGGGAGCAGGTCGACGCCGGTGCCGCCGGTGACGCGGCCGCCGGTCACCGCAAGGCCGCCGCGCGGAGCGGTGTGCAGGCGTACGCGGTCAGCCGGTCTCCAGACGATCCGGTCGGTGGAGATCCAGCGGGCCGCGGCGCGGGCCAGATCGACGTCCATCACCCTCGGTGCTACCCGTTCAGCGGCGGAAGAAGTATTCCCGGGAGCCGGTCGTGCCGAGCAGGATCAGCACCGCGATCGCGGCGACCGACGGACGGTGGTCGAACACGGCTGCCAGCACTGCGCCGACGAGCGCGTACGCCGCGGCCATGACGTACGCGACCCGGTTGCCGCGGAGCAGCCCGGCGGCGATCAGCGCGGCGCCGACCACACCGAGGCCGAGCGTCGCGGCGGTGGCCGAATCGCGCTCGGTGACGTGCAGGAGCGCCGACAGTGCGAACACCATCGCCTGCAGGCCGACGAGGGCCGCGGCCCAGAGCACGTAGGTGGGTTTGTGGTCGCGCCGCTTGTACATCAGCGCGGCCGCGAGGGCGGACTGGTCGTTCATGGCTTCTCCAAGGACCGGAACGGGGTGCTTTCCAGCCTGCGTTCCGTCCCGGCGCCGGTCCGTCCCTCCGCCGACCTCGGGGGTGTCACCGCCCGAACAGTTCCCCGGCCAGGCGTTCGAGTACCCGGAGGACGTCGGAAAGCGACTCGGCGAACGGCTGCACGAGCACCTCGTCGGCGCCCGCTTCCCGGTGCGCGTGCAGCCGCGCGGCGATCGCGGCCTCGTCGCCCCAGGCGAGCAGGTCGTCGACCAGCCGGTCGCTGTATCCGGCCACGAGGTCGTCGTCGCCGTACCCGAGCCGCCGGTAGCTGCGGACGTACGGATTGTCCGCGGCCGGCATCCGCCCGAACACCGCGCGGAGGCGGGCGCGGGCGGCGTCCGGGTCGGTCTCCAGCACCGCGGCCTGGTGCGGTACCACGAGCGCTCCGGGCCCGACCGCGTCCCGGGCGACCCGGGTGTGCGCCACCGGTTGCAGGAACGGGTGGACCCCGTCCGCGCGCTCGGCGGCCAGCCCGAGAGCTTTCGGCCCGAGCGCCGCGAGCACCCGGGGGTACCGGACGTCCGGCAGCAGCGGAACGGCGTCGAACTCGTCGAGGTAGGCCCGGAGCGCGCTCGGACCGGCCGCGCCGCCGAGGCCGAGCACGTACCGGCCGGGGAAGGCCTCGGCCAGTGTGGCGGCGGCACCGCGCATCGTCGCCGGACCACGGGCCGCGACGTTCGCGATGCCGCTGCCGACGACCAGCCGGTCGGTCGCGGCGAGGGCGATCGCATGGTGGCTGAAGATCTCCCTGGCCGGCGCGACCGTGGCCGCGGCCGGGGCGGGTTCGCCGGTCCAGAGCGAGTGGTAACCGAGCTCCTCGATTCGCGCGAACGCCGTCCGCTGCTCGGCGATCGTCGAAGTGAGGAACGGAGCGGGGGCCAGCCAGACGCCGATCACGGTCGCCTCCTAAACGGGGAATGTCTCCGGTTAAGATACGGAGACAGTCCCCGGTTAGCAAACGGGTTGCGCCGCGAGGTAGGAACGGGGCATGACAACACTTGGCGTCGTTTTCCGTCCTCAAGTACCCCCGGAGCGGCTGCGCGCGGTGGCCCGTGCGGCGGACGACGCCGGCCTCGAAGAGCTCTGGCTCTGGGAGGACTGCTTCTGGCAGAGCGGTATCGCCGGAGCCGCGGCGGCGCTGTCGGCGACCGAGCGGCTGCGTGTCGGCATCGGCCTGATGCCCGTCCCGTTCCGTAACCCGGTCCTGGCCACGCTGGAGGTGGCCACCCTCGAGCGGATGTTCCCCGGCCGCTTCCTGCCGGGCTTCGGTCACGGCGTCCAGGACTGGATGGGCCAGGTCGGCGCACGGGCGGCCTCGCCGTTGACCCTGCTCCGCGAGAACGTCGACGCGATGCGCGCGCTGCTGCGGGGTGAGGAGCTCAGCGTTTCCGGCCGGTACGTGAAGCTGGACAAGGTCAAGCTCGACTACCCGCCGGAGCAGGCGCCGCCGATCCTGGTCGGTGCGGTCGGGCCGAAGACCCTGCGGCTGGCCGGCGAGCACGCCGACGGCACGATCCTCGACAGCCAGAAGACGGTCTCCGACGTGCGGGAGGCGGTCGCGATGATCGGCGAGGGGCGGGCCGCGGCCGGTCGCACCGACCCCCACTCGATCGTGTACATGGGCGTGGCGGTGACCGGTCCGGATGCCGAGGCCCGGCTGCAGGCCGAGCTCGACTACTGGAAGTACGACCCGGCGTCGGGGCTCGGGGTGGCCGGCGGCGCCGAGGCGTTCGCGGCCGAGGCGGCCAAGTTCGCCGGGGCCGGCGCGGACACGATGATCTTCCAGCCGCCCGCCGACGAGCCCGACCTGGAAGGGTACGTCCGCTTCGTGGCGCAGGAAGTTCGTCCGCTGGTTGGATGATTCTTCGAACGTCTGTGCGATGATCGCTGGGTGTCCTCGGAGGCGAGCATCCTGCATGCCGATCTCGACGCGTTCTACGCGTCGGTCGAGCAGCGGGATGATCCGCGCCTGCGTGGGCGCCCGGTGATCGTCGGCGGCGGGGTCGTTCTCGCCGCCAGTTACGAGGCGAAGGCCTGCGGCGTCCGTACCGCGATGGGCGGGCGGATGGCGCGGGCGCTGTGCCCGCAGGCGATCGTCGTCCCGCCGCGGATGAGCGCCTACAGCGAGGCCAGCCGAGCGGTGTTCGAGGTGTTCCGCGACACCACCCCGCTGGTCGAGGGCCTCTCGATCGACGAGGCGTTCCTCGACGTCGGGGGCTTGCGCAAAGTGAGCGGTTCGCCGGCCGACATCGCGGCCCGGCTGCGTGTCGCGGTACGCGAGCGGGTCGGGCTCGCGATCACGGTCGGGGTCGCGCGCACCAAGTTCCTCGCGAAGGTCGCGAGCGGCGTCGCGAAGCCCGACGGGTTGCTCGTCGTGGAGTCCGGCACCGAGCTGGCGTTCCTGCACGAGTTGCCGGTGGAGCGGCTCTGGGGCGTCGGGACGGTGACGTCGGCGAAGCTGCGGGCGCGGCGCATCGTCACGGTCGGGCAGGTGGCGCGGCTCGGCGAGGCGTACCTCGTGTCGGTGCTCGGGCAGCATGCCGGGCGGCACCTGCACGCGCTGGCGCACAACCGTGATCCGCGGCCGGTGGTCGTGGGGCGTCGGCGGCGTTCGATGGGCGCGCAGCGGGCGCTCGGGCGGGGGCCGCACGGCACGCCGGATCTGGAGGCCGCGCTGGCGGGGCTGGTCGACCGGGTGGGTCGCCGGATGCGGAAAGCGTCGCGGTCCGGGCGCACGGTGACGTTGCGGCTGCGCTTCGACGACTACACCCGCGCTACCCGGTCGCACACGCTCACCCGGCCGACGTCGGCGACGGCGGTGTTGCTCGGCGCCGCGCGTGATCTGCTCGCGGCCGCGCTGCCGCTGATCACCGAGCGGGGTATCACGCTGATCGGGGTCGCGGTCGGCAACCTCGACTCGCAGGGGGAGCAGCTGCTGCTGCCGCTGGAGGGCCCCGACGACGGTGGGCTGGACTCCGCGCTCGACGCGGTGCGGGAGCGGTTCGGCTCGTCCGCGGTCACGCGGGCCACGCTGCTGGGGCGCGGCGAGGGCGTTGCGGTTCCGCTGCTGCCGGACTGAGCTGCGTCTTCGGCGTCCGGTCCGGCGGGTCGGGGACGAATCGCGGGCTCGGCGGGGAATCCGTTGTGCTCGGGCCTATTCTCAGTGTGTGGCCACGCTTCCGGAACCCACCTCGCGCCCGGATACCGACCCGGCCTCCGGCCGGCTCTCGGCACCGGTATCACCCGCCCCGCCGCCCGAAGCCCCGCAGGCACCGGTAGCCTCGTCGTCGTTCGCCGCTCCCGAGCCGTCGGCTCCCGCCGCTCCCGAGGCGTCAGCTCCGCCCGCTGCCCCGGAGCCGCAGGCGGCGCCGGCGCCCGCCTTCGAGCCGCTGGCGGCCGAGCCGTTGGCTCCGCCGGCCCCGGCCTTCCCGGAATCGGCCACCGCTCCGTCGGCGCCGGGCGCGGAGGCGGCGGTTCCCCCGGCGCCCACGTCGGGCCCGGGCGCCGGGGCGCCGGGGCGGATGGACATGCGTGCGTCCAACACGGACCGGGAACGGGTGGCCGCGGCCCTGCACGAGGCCGCCACCGAAGGCCGCATCGACCTCCACGAACTCGACGCCCGCCTCGCGCAGGTCTACTCGGCCCGCACCTACGGTGAGCTGATCCCGCTCACCCGGGACATCCCGATGCCGCGCGCGGAGTTCACCCCGGAACCGACCACGAACACCGCCGCGCACCCGGTGCTCCCGCCCTCCACCTGGGCGGCCGCGGTGATGAGCGGCTTCAAGCGCTCCGGTCCATGGACCGTGCCCGAGAAGTTCGAGTGCATCGCCTTCTGGGGCGGCGGCGAGGTGGACCTCCGGGAAGCCGTGTTCACCAGCTCCACGGTGACGATCCGCGCGGTGGCGATCATGGGCGGCATCGAGATCACCGTGCCGGAGAACGCGACCGTGCACGTCAACGGCATCGGCATCATGGGCGGTTTCGACGACAACGCGACCGGGCCCGGCGTACCCGGCGCCCCGGTCATCATCGTCACGGGCCTGTCGTTCTGGGGCGGCGTCGACGTGAAGCGCAAGCCTCCGAAGGCCGAGATCGAACGCCGCCGCCTGGAACGCAAGCGCCTCAAAGCCGACAAGCGAAACCGCCGCGACCTCGACGACTAACTGAACCGGGGCGCGGAAGCACCGGTCAGGTGACCGGCGGGGACCTTCCGGCCGGCCAGCACCAGGAGCAGGTCGGTGGCGTGGCCGGAGAGCGGTTCGCCGTCGCCGACGCTCCAGTCCAGGTCGTCGGCGCACAGCCGGACGCCGGTCAGGTCGACGCCGAAGTACTTCTGGCCGTGCTCGACGTCCCAGGCGTCCAGCACCGCGCGCACCGTCGGTTCCGGCACGGGCCAGTCCACGCCGAGCGGCACCATGACGTCGAGCGCGTGCACGGTCTCGTGCGTGAGCGTCGTCGGGTACCCGGTGCCCGGTGGCTTCCACGGGTGGTGGACGTTGTCGCGGATCGACGCGGTCAGCTCGGCGCTGGAGAGCGCGGCGGCGTCGGCGGCCGCGCGGCGGTCGTTCAGCCGGTGGAAGTTGAAGCCCGCCAGCGCGAAGTGCCAGAAAAACCGGCCGGCGGGGTAGCGGAACTCCATCGCGACGTGCGCGATCACCTCGCGGACGCGCCAGCCGTCGCAGAGCGTCGGGGCGTCCCAGCTCGCTTCGGGGAGCGACGTGAGCGTGTCGGCGAGCTGTACTCGCTGCGCGGCGATGAGGGTGCGGATCATCGGGGGGACATCCTTTCGGAGTGCGGTCTTCACCCCACCGACGAACGGCCACCGCCCACCGAGGACAGGCGCCGCCGGAGAAATTTCCGCTCCGGTTCGGTCGCGGCCTTCCGGATCGCCTCGCGGTAGGCGTCGGCGGCTTCGGTCGTGCGGCCCAGACGCCGGAGGAAGTCGGCGCGGACGGCCGGGTGGAGCGGGTAGTCCGCGAGCGCGTCGCCGAGGTCGTCGAGGAGCGCGAGCCCGACCCGCGGACCGTAGGCCATGCCGACCGCGACCGCCTGGTTGAGCGCGACGACCGGCGAGGGCACCTGTTCGCGCAGCGCCCCGTAGAGCACCGCGATCTGCCGCCAGTCCGTGTCCGCCGCGGTCGGCGCCGTCGCGTGGCACGCCGCGATCGCCGCCTGGATGACGTACGGCCCGGAGCCACCGGCGGTCTCGAGAAGGCGTTCGGCTTCGGCGATCCCGGCGGCGTCCCAGGTGGAGCGGTCCTGTTCGTCCAGCGGCACCAGCTCGCCGTCGGCGTCGACCCGCGCCGACGAGCGGGAATCGTGGAAGAGCATCAGGGCCAGCAGGCCGGCGGCCTCGGGTTCGTCGGGCATCAGGTCGCGCAGCAGCCGGGCCAGCCGGATCGCCTCGCCGGTCAGCGGGCGGCGCACGAGTTCGGTCCCCGCGGTGGCCGCGTAGCCCTCGGTGAACAGCAGGTACAGCACCGCGAGCACGGCCGGCGTCCGCGACGGCAGGAGATGCGCGGGCGGCACGCGGTACGGGATACCGGCGTGCTTGATCTTCTGCCGCGCGCGGACCAGACGCTTGGCCAGCGCGGCCTCCGAGGTGAGGAAGGCCCGCGCGATCTCCGGCACCGACAGGCCCGCGAGCGTCCGCAACGTCAGCGCCACCCGGGCGTCGAGGGCGAGCGCGGGATGACAGCAGGTGAACATCAGTCGGAGCCGGTCGTCGGCCACGTCGTACCCGGCCGGTTCGTCGACCGGTTCCCGCGCCAGTTCGCGGAGCTTGGTCGCTCCGACGGCCTCCCGCCGCAACCGGTCGATCGCGCGGTTGCGGGCGGTCGTGGTGAGCCACGCGCCGGGGTTGCGCGGCACCCCCTCGGCGGGCCACCGCGCCAGCGCCTGCGCGAACGCGTCCTGCGCGGCCTCTTGGGCGAGCTCCCAGTCCCCGGTCACCCGGATGAGCGTGGCGACGATCTGCCCCCACTCCTCGCGGAACGCGCGCTCGACGGCGTCCGCGGTCACAGGAGCGGCCGCACCTCGATGGAGCCGTACGTGGCCGCAGGGTGTTTCGCGGCGATCTCGAGCGCCTCGTCCAGGTCGGCGCACTCGATCAGGCAGAACCCGCCGATCTGTTCGCGGCTCTCCGCGAACGGCCCGTCGGTCAGCAGCGTCTCGCCCTCGCGGACGCGGACGGTGGTCGCGTCCATCGGCGGGTGCAGGCCGGCGCCGCCGACGAGCACACCGCGGGCGAGCATCTCGGCGTCCCAACCGCCGCACCCGTCGTTCGCGTGCCCGGCGGCGGTCTCGTCGCCGGCGATCAGCAGGACGTACTTCATTTTCGACCACCTATCGCCAGGCGAAGACCGGCTGTTCGAGGTGCGCCACCGAGGTGGGGCGTCCGTGCAGCGCCACTTCGCGGAACTGGTAGAGCACCGCGGCCGTCGGCGCGTGGATCAAGCTACCCACCAGCGGCAGCTGGATCACCGGATCGTCGGACTCGGGGATCCGCAGGTAGCGCGGTTCGACGTCGAGGTCGGCCAGCGGGATCGTGTACAGCTCGGCGACCTCGGCCGGGTTCGGCACCGGCGGCGGAACCACGCCGAGCGCGAGGACGACCGGGGTGATCACGTACCCCGACCGGGTGGCGTAGTCG contains:
- a CDS encoding RNA polymerase sigma factor, which produces MTADAVERAFREEWGQIVATLIRVTGDWELAQEAAQDAFAQALARWPAEGVPRNPGAWLTTTARNRAIDRLRREAVGATKLRELAREPVDEPAGYDVADDRLRLMFTCCHPALALDARVALTLRTLAGLSVPEIARAFLTSEAALAKRLVRARQKIKHAGIPYRVPPAHLLPSRTPAVLAVLYLLFTEGYAATAGTELVRRPLTGEAIRLARLLRDLMPDEPEAAGLLALMLFHDSRSSARVDADGELVPLDEQDRSTWDAAGIAEAERLLETAGGSGPYVIQAAIAACHATAPTAADTDWRQIAVLYGALREQVPSPVVALNQAVAVGMAYGPRVGLALLDDLGDALADYPLHPAVRADFLRRLGRTTEAADAYREAIRKAATEPERKFLRRRLSSVGGGRSSVG
- a CDS encoding YciI family protein — protein: MKYVLLIAGDETAAGHANDGCGGWDAEMLARGVLVGGAGLHPPMDATTVRVREGETLLTDGPFAESREQIGGFCLIECADLDEALEIAAKHPAATYGSIEVRPLL
- a CDS encoding NUDIX hydrolase, with amino-acid sequence MDVDAILLNVRAFRPTSLPSEGLRRAAVALAIAGDRPAIWLTRRTSELRAHPGQFALPGGRFDPGEDAVDAALRELGEELGVFADRSTCIGTLDDYATRSGYVITPVVLALGVVPPPVPNPAEVAELYTIPLADLDVEPRYLRIPESDDPVIQLPLVGSLIHAPTAAVLYQFREVALHGRPTSVAHLEQPVFAWR